From Oncorhynchus mykiss isolate Arlee chromosome 6, USDA_OmykA_1.1, whole genome shotgun sequence, the proteins below share one genomic window:
- the endog gene encoding endonuclease G, mitochondrial yields the protein MYRVICSKWFISGVSLTVGAAIGASLNGDSTNRCINPSQGLLNRVPVIPIPSVDAATDLTTYQGGGQMVGSRSTAAMKYGFPSLANIKTRESYVTSYDPRNRTAAWVIEQLSPDGLTGPSDRKFCDFKEDDTVHVYHRATNADYRGSGFDRGHLAAAANHKWNQKAMDDTFYLSNVSPQNPNLNQNAWNNLEQYCRSLTKHYMNVFVCTGPLYLPRQEPDGKMYVKYQVMGRNHVAVPTHFFKVVILEKQRGEVELRSYVMPNTPVDNKIPLERFLVPIESIERASGLLFVPNIMKRTNSLLAITAGGK from the exons ATGTATCGTGTTATCTGTTCTAAGTGGTTTATCTCCGGCGTGTCCTTGACTGTGGGAGCGGCTATTGGTGCGTCTCTGAATGGAGATTCGACGAATAGATGCATAAATCCGAGCCAAGGATTACTCAATCGAGTACCCGTTATTCCTATTCCAAGTGTGGACGCAGCAACCGACCTTACCACGTACCAAGGAGGCGGTCAAATGGTAGGGTCCCGATCAACAGCTGCAATGAAGTACGGCTTCCCATCTCTCGCCAATATCAAGACGAGGGAGTCCTACGTGACATCTTATGATCCCAGAAACAGGACTGCTGCATGGGTTATAGAGCAACTCAGTCCTGATGGCTTGACAGGACCTTCAGATAGGAAATTTTGCGACTTTAAAGAGGATGATACGGTGCACGTATACCACAGGGCTACCAATGCAGACTACAGAGGCAGTGGATTTGACAGGGGGCATTTGGCAGCAGCTGCCAATCACAAATGGAATCAAAAGGCAATGGATGACACGTTCTATCTCAGTAATGTCTCACCACAG AACCCAAATTTAAATCAAAATGCATGGAACAACTTGGAGCAGTACTGCCGTTCACTTACCAAGCACTacatgaatgtgtttgtgtgcacggGACCACTTTATCTGCCCAG ACAGGAACCAGATGGGAAAATGTATGTGAAGTACCAGGTGATGGGGAGGAACCATGTGGCGGTCCCCACCCATTTCTTCAAGGTGGTGATCCTGGAGAagcagaggggagaggtggagctGCGCTCGTATGTGATGCCCAACACACCTGTGGATAACAAGATTCCTCTGGAGCGCTTCCTGGTGCCCATCGAGAGCATTGAGAGAGCCTCAGGACTGCTCTTTGTACCCAACATTATGAAGAGGACAAACAGCCTGCTGGCTATCACTGCTGGAGGCAAATGA
- the LOC110525108 gene encoding histo-blood group ABO system transferase 1-like, whose product MKFYQRWEAEVLSQLVAAVHLSYYYESWDKFPYECRPASLSFVPLNEGDFYYARAVFGGTVEEVHKLTRTCQEHLDRDRVNVIEAAWQEAKHLNCYLIYNKPTRLLSPEYI is encoded by the coding sequence atgaagttttACCAGCGCTGGGAGGCTGAGGTGCTCAGCCAGCTTGTAGCTGCAGTTCACCTATCTTACTACTATGAGAGCTGGGACAAGTTCCCCTACGAATGCAGACCTGCCTCATTATCCTTTGTGCCCCTGAATGAGGGGGACTTCTACTATGCCAGAGCAGTGTTTGGAGGGACTGTGGAGGAGGTCCACAAGCTGACTAGGACATGCCAGGAGCATCTGGACAGAGACAGGGTTAATGTTATAGAGGCAGCGTGGCAAGAGGCGAAACATCTCAACTGCTACCTTATCTACAACAAACCCACCCGGCTGCTCTCCCCTGAGTACATATAA